The region AGCGATATCCGCGACAATGTCGGCTATAGTCCGATCACAAGGGTCAAACGAAAAGATGGATCGTTCGACCTAACTCCGCTTATCGTAGGAAGCCAAGGAACGCTTGGAATTATTTCAGAAATGATTATGAAGAACGAATTCGTTAGCGCACATATGGCCGTGGCCGCCGTGGCGTTTAGCAGTAGTGAAACTGCTAGGGATGCGCTGGATAACCTACGTAAACTCGAACCAGCTTTTTTGGAATATTACGACGGTGCATTATTTGAAGCAGCGGCAAGCGAAGGGAAAGTATACGATTTTTACAAAACCGCTTGTGCTAGCGGCAGCGTAAGCACGGTCATTATGATAGGGTTCGATGACTTTAATGAGCGAGCCCGAAGCCGCAAGCTTAAAAAGGTTGCCAAAACATTACAAAATGTTGAAGTGACACTAGTAAGCGCTAACGGGGAAGATGCCCAAGAAATTTTGGCAATCCGTGAAGTAACCGCATACTCCTTACGGCCTGCAGGCAAAGATCTCTCGGCACCTCCACTTTTTGACGGTGCATATATTCCATCCGAACGTTTTGATGATTTCTCATCGGCGGTTGCTACGCTGGCGGCAAAGCATCACGTTACTTTGCCTCTTCACGGCCGAATTCTAGAAAGCGTCTACTCTACGCGCCCTCAATTGCAGTTTCACAAAGTAGGTGACAAGCAAAAAGTATTCAAGCTTCTTGATGAATACGCGAAGATTGTTGAAAGTTGTGGAGGCCATCTGATCGGAGAAGGGGGCGAGGGCCGAGTAAAAGCACGCTTTGCCTATGCTCCACTCGACGACGATATACTCGAGTTTTTCACGGCTGTAAAAGCGATTTTTGATCCGTTTGCTATCCTTAACCCCGGGGTAAAACAAACCGCCGAGATCAGGCAGCTAGTTTCTCAGCTTCGGACAGATTATGACACGGCGCAATTCGCTAGCTATGTTCCCTATAGCTAAGCCTTGAAAATGTCACTTTAAGCGACTATCATAGCTAAAGCGCGCGAGTGGCGGAATGGTAGACGCGCTAGCTTCAGGTGCTAGTGTCCTTCGGGATGTGGAAGTTCGAGTCTTCTCTCGCGTACCAGAGTAAAAATCGGCTTTTATGCCGATTTTTACTTTACTATACTTTAGATACTATACTGATATTTACAACACCACCCCTGTTGGCAAATTGCTCATATTTACAGAATTCTTTAAAATGGATATGCAAATATTAAACGTAATAGGGTGGGAACTAATATGAAAATGAATATCAAAGGGTTAATGTTAGGTTTTGCGGCATTCGCAATGGCGGTCAGTACGGTTGTCTCTACTGCTCAGCCAGCAGCAGCTGTTGGTCCTTGTGGTTCGAGTTATACCAAGGTTGGATCTTACAATATGGCTGCAGGGAATGCAAAGGGTGGAACTCTCGAGATATACTGGTCAAATACAAAAAAGAATAACTGTGCGGTGGCAAGATGCTACGACTGGACCTGTGGATATGGTGTACACCGTGAGGTGTATATCAGCAGAACAAATGACAGTTCTTGGAATGACTGGGAATCTGGGTGGAACTGGGTAAGTTATGCAGGTCCTGTCTATAGTTACAATTCAGTCGGGCGCTGCATAACCGCCCAAGCCAGATTCTACGCTGGTGTTAATTCTAACTACGGAACAGCTAGAATTGAGGGTAAACACTGCGGTTAAATAAAAAAGTCTCGTAACTATTAAAACTTAAAACGCTATTCGAACGGATAGCGTTTTAAAGTTTAGATTAGTAATAAGCGTACAGACCCTATTTGGATTGATGCAGGCTACGGATTTGTTTTTTGAACTGGGCGAACTGATCCTCGAACTCTAATGTGCCGTCAATTTCGACATAATACTCATCAGGCATGGAGGGTGCTTCAATTTCACTCGCTACCCGCAGTACATGTTCGGGGGCAAACCGCATCTGATCATTGGTAATTTCTCGATTTTCTCCGCGTTCAACGGCTATATCTATCGGGGTTTTTATCCAGATCACAGCAACGTCTGCACCAAGCTTATGAGCGATCGCAGCGTATCTTGCCCGGTCTTTGACGAAATTGTAGTTTGCATCACACACAACGGAATGACCCGCACTTAAGGCTTCGTGTGCAGCATACGCAAGTGCGCCAAATACGAGCAGATGATCAGTCGAGCCGTGATGTTCTTCAGGCTTATCAAATAAATGTCGTCTTAGGTGGTCACTATTTAAGCGGAGAGCTTTAATTTGTGTTGCAAATCTTTTTGAGAAATGACTTTTTCCAGAGCCAGGATATCCCAACATAAGATATAGGGTACGTTTCATGATTCTTTAACAGGGGTCGCATTAACTATATTCGTATAAATAAGCTTAAGCATATCAGAAATTATATCACGTGCATGAATGGTTTTAGCAATTATTTATCTCCTTTCGCTACAATAGGGATATGAATGAATTATCCGTAGGTGTTGGACCATATGAAAAGCCATGGCCCGTAGGATTCCAATACGATGTTGTACTACTAGAAAATGGCGACCGTCGGAACGTTGAAGATAAATATCGCTACTGGACGGTAAATGCCATTAAAGCCGACCTCGACAAAACTCGAGTCGATCTTCATATTGCGATCGAGAATTGGCAGCATGACCTTAATATTGGTACGATTGTACGAAATGCCAATGCCTTTAATGTAGCGGCCGTACATATTATTGGTCGCCGTCACTGGAATCGTCGAGGAGCGATGGTAACCGATCGTTATCTTGATATTATTCAGCACCAAACGGTCGAAGATTTCGTGAAGGCTGTAGATGGCCGTCATATCATAGCCGTAGATAATCTACCTGGCGCCGAGCCTCTTTCTGAAACAATGCTACCTAAAAAAGCGGTGCTCGTATTTGGAGGTGAGGGACCAGGGTTAAGCCAAGAAATGCGTGATGCTTCTGAAAAAATGGTGATGATCGAGCAATTAGGGAGTACACGATCTGTCAATGTTGGCGTGGCGGCTGGTATCGTTATGTACGCATGGCTGCAGCAGCATATTTTTAGCGTTGATTAGATAAATTCACACGCTATATATTGTGTCAATCTTGTCGGACTGTCATAATGAGAGTATGGAAAATAGTTCAGAAACTAGACACGTAACAAGGATTCATATCGAACTAACACCGAGTGATCCCGTTGAGTCTGCGCTCCATGAATTTATAAATGATGATGAGCAAAAATTGCATATCTTTACAGGTGCACGGCATATCGTGAATACCACTGAAGCCCATACGCACGTCTTCAGGGAAAGGCTTGCGCATATAGAAAAAGCCTTGGCTATGGTTGCGCACAACTCTATATTTCTAAGTGGGAATACCCGATTCATACCGCGTAAAGACGGGGGTGGCAGACTTTTTATCGAACCGATGCAGCCGGATAGATTGACGAATATCGTCGGCAGGATGAATGGCATCGCTTCCCTAGAGGGCGTTAGTGATACCGGTCTTTTGTATGTTGATTTTAGCAGCCAAAGTTTAAAGGAAGATATTCTCGAGCGAAGACGCGCGTTCAATGAAAAAGCTAAAGATCCTTCAACGCGTGAGCGTTTTTATGTCGGAAGCCCTCATCTCGTTACGCTTGATATTCCGCAATATAAAATACGCGGACGGCCATTAAATGAAGTAAGCTAGTTCATGGTATAATTACCCTATGATTTATCAATCTATCCATCACTCGCATCTGCTGCCGGAACGTGTCGGATAGATTTCTTTTTACTAAAAAATAACGCCGATTCACGTTTTCGGCGTTTTTTGATCCATTTATTATTTATTTTAGGAGAATTACTATGTCCAGATCTAAAAGCTCACGCTTGCGTTTACCGGATAAAAATGCAACAATAACCCCTATGAGTAGTTTGTCTTCGCAACCCTACAAAGGTACGCGTGATTCTTACCCCGAAGATATGCGTGTTCGAAACTATATTTTTGCGCAGTGGCGTCGAACCGTTAAATCGTTTGGATACGAAGAATACGGCACACCTCTTTTAGAGCCGCTTGAACTTTATGCCGCTAAATCCGGTCAAGAACTCGTTAGCGAGCAAACCTACACGTTTACCGACCGCGGTGGCCGCGTTGTAGCCATCCGTCCCGAACTAACGCCGAGCGTCAGCCGCATGGTAGCTGCTAGACGCCAGGAAATGGCATACCCAGCCCGTTTATATAACATTAGCAACTACATGCGCTACGAACGCCCTCAGCGCGGTCGTGAACGCGAATTCTGGCAGATGAATGTCGATATTTTTGGCGTGGAAGGCGCTCTGCCGGAATCTGAAGTAATCGGCATAGGCTATACGCTGCTTAAAAACCTTGGCGCGACTGACGAGATGTTCATCATCAAAATTAATAACCGAAAAGTTATTAATTATATGATGGCACAGTATCTTGGCCTTGATACTATTCAGGCGCAGTTAATGATCAAGCTATTTGACCGCAAGAATAAGATTGCAGCTGAGGACTTTCGTGATCAGGCAATCGAGATTTTTGGCGAACAAGCCGCCCCGGAAGGTCTAAAAAAGATTTCCGCACTTCTGTCCGCTAAAAGCATGGGCGAATTACCTGAGGATATTCGTGAAAGCGGAGCTGTAAAGGAAGTCCAAGAACTATTTACGCTGTTAGAACGTGCCGGTGTTAAAAATGCTATTTTTGACATTACCCTAATGCGAGGCCTCGACTACTATACGGGTACTGTATTTGAATTTTTCGACACGCACCCGGACAATAACCGTGCGATGTATGGCGGTGGCCGCTACGACGGACTTGTCGGTTTGTTTGGCGCCGAACCTATTTCGGCAGTTGGTATGGCACCCGGCCTTACGATGACCGAATTATTTTTACAGACGCACAAACTCCTGCCCGACCTTCCTTCTACGACCGAGGTTTATATTGTTGTACTTGGCGACGCTCTAAAAGGTGCTATGAAATTAGCGAGCGATCTACGTGAAGAAGGCGTGAATACCGAACTTGATATCACTGGTCGTAAACTCGACAAGCAGCTTAAGACAGCGGTGAAAAAACACATTCCATTCATTATTTTTGTTGGTGATGACGAGCTGCAAAGCGAGATCTATCCATTCAAGGACACCGCTTCAAGTGAAGAGCAAAAACTGAGCTTCGAACGTATTGTCAGTAGTGTCAAAGATCGCCGCCGCAAGCATGACGACGATTTAGACGATTTGTTCGAGTAGTCTACATCTGTTATAGTAGTCCGAGTATGAAGACTACCGTAAAACACCTATCCGACACAAAGGTTGAGCTAACTATCTCGCTTGACGCTAAAGAACTTAAAGACGCCGAACAAGTGGCGCTTACAAAACTATCAAAATCCGTGAAAGTCCCGGGCTTTCGTAAGGGTAACGTGCCAGCTAGTGTGGCTGCAAAGCATGTTGATCCTAATTTGCTTTCGCAACAAACCCTTGAAGATGCGCTTTCAAAGTCTGTAGCCGAAGCCTTTACGGCCGAGAATCTACAAGTACTTGACCGCCCCGCTGTCGATGTTAAGAAATTCGTTCCCGGTAGCGAAGTAGAATTCACAGCCGAAGCTGAAATCTTACCAAAAATAACGCTAGGTGACTATAAAAAACTGAAAGCTAAAAAAACAGCCGCTAAAGTTGTTGCAGCCGATGTTGACGAAGTCGTTGAACGTATGCGTATTGGCATGGCCGAGAAAAAAGATGTGAAGCGCGCTGCTAAAAATGGCGACGAAGCAACAATCAACTTCATTGGTAAAAAAGATGGCGTTGCGTTTGAAGGCGGTACAGGTAACGACTATCCTTTGACTCTTGGAAGTAACTCATTTATTCCAGGGTTCGAAGAAGGTATTATTGGTAAAAAATCGGACGAAACATTTGATCTTGAACTTACGTTTCCCGATGATTATCACGCGGCTGACCTAAAAGGCGCTAAAGTTGTTTTTGAAACGACTCTGACAGCTCTTAGGGAAATCGTCCTACCTGAACTTACTGATGAATTCGCAGCCAAAGCTGGTCCTTTCACTTCTATTAAAGAGATGAAAGATGACATCAAAAACGAACTAGCTGCACAAAAAGACCGTGAAGCCGTCGAAAAACTTAAAGACGAACTTGTTAAAGAACTCGTTGAAGTAAGCAATGCTCCGACTCCAGATGTCCTAGTTAAGGATCAAGCCGAATCAATCGAACGCGACATGACGCAGAACTTGATGTACCAAGGCTTAACGCTTGAACAGTATCTTGAGAACAAGGGCTTCGGATCAAAAGAAGAATGGCAAGAAACTGAAGTTAAAGACGCAGCAATCGCACGCGTTAAAGCCGGACTTGTGCTTGCTGAACTTAGTAAAGCTGAAAAGATTGAAGCAACGAATAAAGAACTCGACGAACATGTCGAACTATATAAAAAACAGTACGCCAATAACCCGCAAATGGTCGCGCAATTCGATCAGCCAGAAGCTCGTCGTGATATTGCTAACCGTCTACTGACCGAAAAAACAGTTGATCGTCTCATAGAACTCAACAGCTAATAGTTTTTTTGCTTGCGTGGTATCATAGAAATATGAGCGCAGAGCAGACGATTCGGCAGCTCCTTGCCGAGGCAGATGTGAAAATAAACGGATCTAGACCGTCAGATCTGCAGGTTCTTGATGATAGATTCTATGGACGTGTCCTTCGCCACCGCGAACTTGGTCTAGGTGAGTCGTACATGGATCGCTGGTGGTCATCAAAGGCGCTTGACGAACTGATCGCAAAAGTCCTGAGCGCTAATCTTCGCCGCAAAGTTCGGATTAGTCCTGAAATGGCTTGGACGTTTGTTCTGTCGTCTATTACTAATCGCCAAACTATTACGGGTGCTAAGAAGAACGCTTCTCATCACTACAATATCGGCAATGATCTTTATGAGCGGATGCTAGATAAGCGCATGGTCTATAGCTGCGGCTACTGGCGAAATGCTAAAAATCTGGACCAAGCCCAAGAGGCAAAACTCGATTTGATCTGTCGCAAACTTCATCTGAAAAAAGGCATGAAAGTGCTCGATATTGGTTGTGGCTGGGGAGGTTTTTCCAAGTTTGCAGCTGAAAAATACGGTGCAGTTGTTACGGGCGTTAGTCCGGCCGCCGAACAAGTCAAACTTGCCCGTAAACGCACAAAGGGTCTATCGGTGACGATCAAGCAACTTGATTACCGCGATGTGAAAGGCAAATACGACCGAATTGTATCTATCGGCATGCTGGAACATGTCGGAAATAAAAACTATCCGACGTTCTTTAACCAGTGTCTAAAATTATTAAAACCTGACGGTTTGATGTTGCATCACACAATCGGGGCTAATCATACTACCAGGGCTAATGACCCCTGGATTGATAAATATATTTTTCCAGGTGGGCATTTGCCCTCGCTTGCCGAATTAACCAAGGTGACGCAAAAGCAATTTATCATTGAAGATATACATAACTTTGGCCCGGATTATGACAAAACATTAATGGCCTGGCATGCTAATTTTGTAAAGCACTATAAAGAGATTAAAGGCGAATATGACGAACGATTTTACCGTATGTGGACATACTATCTGTTGGTATGTGCTGGCCTATTTCGCGCCCGTCACGCACAGCTCTGGCAAATCGTCATGCGTCCTAGAGGACGTAGTGATACCTACGAAAGCATTCGTTAGCACTCTGGGTTGACGAGTGCTAATTGACGGCGTAAAATAGAGTATATGAATAAGCCAAGCAATTATCTCGTACCAACAGTTATCGAAAAAACACACGAGGGTGAGCGTGCCTTTGATATCTATTCTCGCCTGTTAAGCGAACGTATTATTTTCCTCGGCGAGGAAGTAAATGAACATACGGCTAACATCGTTGTAGCCCAACTTTTACACCTTGCGTATGATGACCCTAAAAAAGACATCAAACTATATATCAACAGCCCAGGGGGTAGCGTATACGACGGCCTAGCGATCTTTGATACTATTCAGTTTATTGCACCTGATGTACAAACAATTGGTATTGGACTACAAGCCAGTATGGGCGCATTCCTGCTCAGTAGTGGAACAAAAGGCAAGCGTGTCGCACTTCCAAATAGCCGTATTATGATCCACCAACCGAGCAGTGGCACTCAAGGTAAGATTACCGACCAAGAGATCACCCTGCGTGAAGGATTGTTCCTCAAGCACCGCTTAAATGAAATCCTTGCTAAAAACACCGGTCAGAAATTATCTAAAATCGAAAAAGACGTTGATCGTGACTTTTGGATGAGTGCCGAAGAAGCCGTCAAGTACGGTCTTATCGACGAAGTAATCGAAAAGGCTTAACTACCTAAAAATGAGGTAACCATTTAAACTTACGGTCTGGGTTGCTTTCATACATCTCTTCATATTCATCGAGAATTCCGGCATTGCGCGCTGCTCCAATCGCATTCTGCCGAGTGCACCATGCCTTAGTTGATCGTGGAAATAGATTGTCTGCATCACCCTCTACTAGGGCAGTCTCTAATTTCTTGCGATGACCCAACTGCTCTTTAATAAGTACGCCACCAAGTGCTAGTCCTGCCATGTATAGCGGAATAGTAGCGGCATTTTTTGATTCTCGCGTTGTATATAACTCGAAAGCTTTACCCGCTAGTGCGACCGTAGACACAAGGCTTAGTGCAACTCCTATTGGGGTTGTTCTGAGTGTTTCGATAGATTTTTTGGGTAACTTATTCAAGATTTATCTAATATATAATATTTTGACAAAACACACAATAGCGTGCGATTGGCATGTTTTAAAAATAACTGTTATAATACATATACACCTAGACCTCTGAAAGGAGGTGAGTGATATGGCTATGCGTAATTGGGTGGAAGACGATCCCCTCTGCTGTTCGACTGGTGCGGATAAGCCCGACAAAGGGCCCACCGTCAACGCTGGACCGTTCGGGTGGCTGCGTGTCGCAGTCGCTGCGTGTGTAATAGCAGTGGCTTGCGTGGAGGGTAGTATCCAGGGCATCCGGGCTCTGCGCCGCTAAGTGCGTCGGTCACGACGCTCAAATAGGTTCGTTTAGTCGATAAGCCTATGAGGGCGACCCTCTCTATGTTTGTCCTGAGCGATAGACCTCCGTGGTTAACCCTGCGGAGGTCGTCTCATGTTCGGATACTTTTACAAAAGCTCAAAGTAGTCGCAAATTTATAATCGGGATATAACATGAATTAGTCTTGTTTGTTGTATATTCCACGCTTGAACAGCCATAAGCGGCATGTTTAAATTGGTCGGTAAGTCAGCAAAATCATTCAAATTACCAACTTTTGCAGGGAGTGAGAATGATGGCCGACCAGGCCGAAGATGAAAGAGCCAGACGGCGTGCGGCAGTTCTTGAGCAGATTGAAAAAAACAAGCGCCTCAATCAACAAGCTAAGACTGATGCCGAGCGAGCACGTCGACAACAAAACAGATAGAGCTCCGGCTCTCTTTTTGTTGTGACTTACGGAATACCCGCACTATCACATGCTTATTGTGATGGTGCGGGTTGCTGTTAATTTTAGGTAATTTATGATATAATAAATTCTAACATACGCCAACACGGGGAGTGGGCAAAATGAAACGTGGAAAGTATGTCCAGGACATCCTGGCCGGTGTCGCCGGTCTGGCGCCTCTCGGCCTCTGCCTTTACGAGGGCTGGCTAGGAGCGGCGCACATCGCAGCAGCTGTCGTCGGCGGCGCTCTTCTGACCTTCGGGGTCGGATTGGGCATGGAGGTCTGGTGCAAAGACAGGGCTGATGCCAAAGTCAGCAAGCTCTGAAGCGCAACCTTCCTCCGCATGAGCGGTTTCTGATGGTCGTGAGAGCAGTTAGCTCCGACCATCAGGAACTTGCTCCATTTTTATTTTTTAATCCATAAATTTCCTCCGTTTAAAGCCTTGACTTATTGTCAAGCAGGCTTCACAATAAGTATCAAGAAGTAGTGTAGCTGTGGTTACGTGTGCACTAACGTCCGGCGGCAATGGACGTGAAATCACCACAGTTAAGGGAATCTTCGGCGCCGATTCTACAAACCTAATCACTAATACAATTTATTTGCGAGGAGTATAACGCGTGGCAAAAACCAAGCAGAGCGCAGCAAAGCGTGTCTTTTTTACTAAAGGCGACACAGCTTTACCGCTACCAAATCTCATCGCTCACCAAAAAGATTCTTGGCGTGAATTCGTCGAGACTGGTCTGAGCGAAATATTTTCAGAACTTAATCCTATCGAGGATTACACAGGACAAAAACTAGAATTACGATTCAAGGAATATGCGTTCCAAGATCCAAAAACTAGCGAGCAAGACGCAAAGGAAAATAACTTAACCTTTGACGCTCCTTTGCATGCCAACGTAGAACTTACCAACAAAGTTACTGGTGAAGTTAAAGAACAAGAGATTTATCTTGGTGACTACCCATGGATGACCGACCGCGGTACGTTTGTGATTAACGGTACCGAACGTGTCGTTGTTTCTCAGCTTATCCGTAGTGCAGGTGTATTCTTTACTGCCGATAGCGGTGTGGGCCGTAATAACTACGGTGCTAAACTAATTCCTGGCCGTGGTGCATGGTTGGAATTTGAAACCGCTGCTAACGGTACTATTTATGTTAAGATCGACCGCCGCCGTAAACTTCCTGTTACTACACTTTTGCGTGCCCTAGGCCACAGCAAAACATCTGAAATCAAAAGCCTTTTTGCCGATGTTGACACCGGTGAAGTAAAATACATCGATGCAACGCTTGAAAAAGACCCTTCAAAGGGTGCAAACGAAGCACTAATCGAAGTATACCGACGTCTACGTCCGGGCGACCTTGCCACGGTCGACAACGCACGTAGCATGATCGAACGTATGTTCTTTGACTTCAAACGCTTTGACTACAGTCGCGTTGGTCGTTACAAACTAAACCGCCGTTTAGGTGTTGATGTTCTAAACACGACTGAAAACCGTGTTTTCCAAATGAGCGACCTTATTGCCATTATTAAGGAGATTATTCGCCTTAATAACTCTCAGGAACCTGCCGACGACATCGACGCACTATCTAACCGCCGCGTGAAACTAGTTGGTGAGCTTGTTGCTCGTCAGTTCCGCGTTGGTATGCTGCGTATGCAACGTAACGCCATGGACCGTATGTCTATGTCTGACATCGAAACAGTTACTCCAGGCCAGCTAATTAACGCTCGTCCTGTCGTTGCTGCCGTTCGTGAGTTCTTTGCCAGTTCACAGCTTTCACAGCTGATGGACGAAGTTAACCCGCTTGCCGAGCTTTCACACAAACGCCGCCTAAGCTCAATGGGCCCTGGCGGTCTTTCACGCGAACGTGCTGGATTTGACGTGCGTGACGCGCACCCAACTCACTACGGACGCCTATGTTCTGTAGAAACTCCAGAAGGTGCAAACATTGGTTTGGTGCTGAACTTAGCGACCTATGCACGTGTTAACGAATATGGTTTTATTGAAACCCCTTACCTTAAGGTAGTTAAAGGCAAAGTTACCGAAGAGCTTGTCTACCTAGACGCTTCACAAGAACTCACCGAAGTTATTGCTGACGCTGGTGCCAAGATAAACGATGACGGTACATTCGCCGCTGAACGCGTGAGTGCTCGTAACAACCTGAACCCAGAACAAGTTGACGTATCTGAAGTAACCTACATGGATGCTGCCTACAAGCAGATCCTCGGTTCAACTGCATCACTCGTGCCATTTATCGAGAAAAACCGTGTTGACCGTTCACTTACTGGTTCAAACATGCAGAAGCAAGCTGTCCCGCTTTTGACGCCACAGGCTCCAATCGTTGGTACTGGTATTGAAGGCGAACTTGCTAAAAATACGAGTCAGCTAGTTACCGCTGAGGGTGATGGTGAAGTTGTCCGTGCTGATGGTGACGAAATCCACGTTAAGTACAAAGACGGAACTAAAGTGTACGAACTTACTCACTTTGCTAAGTCAAACGACGACCGTTCAATCAACCAGAAAACCCGCGTTAACCGCGGCGACAAGGTTGTAGCCGGCGACGTACTAATCGAAGGTGCTTCAATCGCTGATGGCGAGCTAGCACTTGGTCGTGACCTTACTGTGGCATTTATGCCTTGGGGTGGTTACAACATGGACGACGCGATCGTCCTAAGCGACCGTATCGTTCAGGAAGACGCTCTAACAAGCATCAACATCAAGGACTACACCGTAGAAGTCCGTGAAACCAAACTAGGTCCAGAAATCGTTACCCGCGATATTCCAAACGTATCTGAAGAATCACTTCGTCACCTAGACGAAACTGGTGTCGTTCAGATCGGTTCTGAAGTAAAAGCCGGCGACGTACTTGTCGGTAAGATTACGCCAAAGGGTGAACAAGAACTAAGTTCAGAAGAACGACTTCTTCGTGCGATCTTCGGTGAAAAAGCCAAGGATGTCCGAGATACTTCACAGCGTATGAACAACGCCGGTGGTGGTAAAGTCGTCGGAATCAAGATCTTTAGCCGTGAAAACGGTCACGAGCTTAAAGCTGGTGTGCTCATGCAGATTCAGATCTTCGTTGCGCAACTTCGCAAAATTAGCGTTGGTGACAAGCTTGCTGGTCGCCACGGTAACAAGGGCGTTGTTGCTAGGATTCTCCCTGTAGAGGACATGCCATTCATGGAAGACGGTACCCCAGTTGACGTAGTACTTAACCCGCTAGGCGTGCCTTCTCGTATGAACATTGGTCAGCTATTTGAAACGCACCTTGGTATGGCCGCACGTGCTCTTGGGTACAAAGTTGCAACCCCACCATTTAACGGTGTTCCAAACGATATCATTAGCGACGAACTTGAAAAAGCTGGTTTTGCCCGTGACGGTAAATCACAACTATTCGACGGTCGTACTGGTGATGCATTCGAAGAACGGACAACTGTCGGTGTGATGCACATTATTAAGCTTCACCACATGGTAAGTGACAAGATTCACGCTCGTTCAACTGGTCCATACACTATGGTTACCCAGCAGCCGCTTGGTGGTAAAGCGCAAAACGGTGGTCAGCGATTCGGAGAGATGGAAGTATGGGCACTTGAGGCGTATGGTGCTGCTACGACCCTTCAGGAAATGCTTACGATCAAATCAGACGATGTCTATGGTCGTGCAAAAGCATACGAATCAATCATCAAGAACGAAGCGATTGTTGGTCCTAAACTGCCAGAATCATTCAACGTGCTCGTAAAGGAACTTCAAGGACTCGGCCTACGTGTCGACCTATTAGTTGATTCCGAAGATGCTATTGTTGATGCCGAACAGGTAATTGCCGCAGCTGGTCCAGCCGACAAGACTGTTCCTGCACTTGATGACACTGAAGTCGAAACCGTTCTAGATGAAGCTGATGAACTTGGCGACATTGACGGTGAAGATGGAATAAGTATTCAAGA is a window of Candidatus Saccharimonadales bacterium DNA encoding:
- a CDS encoding FAD-linked oxidase C-terminal domain-containing protein, yielding SDIRDNVGYSPITRVKRKDGSFDLTPLIVGSQGTLGIISEMIMKNEFVSAHMAVAAVAFSSSETARDALDNLRKLEPAFLEYYDGALFEAAASEGKVYDFYKTACASGSVSTVIMIGFDDFNERARSRKLKKVAKTLQNVEVTLVSANGEDAQEILAIREVTAYSLRPAGKDLSAPPLFDGAYIPSERFDDFSSAVATLAAKHHVTLPLHGRILESVYSTRPQLQFHKVGDKQKVFKLLDEYAKIVESCGGHLIGEGGEGRVKARFAYAPLDDDILEFFTAVKAIFDPFAILNPGVKQTAEIRQLVSQLRTDYDTAQFASYVPYS
- a CDS encoding ATP-binding protein gives rise to the protein MKRTLYLMLGYPGSGKSHFSKRFATQIKALRLNSDHLRRHLFDKPEEHHGSTDHLLVFGALAYAAHEALSAGHSVVCDANYNFVKDRARYAAIAHKLGADVAVIWIKTPIDIAVERGENREITNDQMRFAPEHVLRVASEIEAPSMPDEYYVEIDGTLEFEDQFAQFKKQIRSLHQSK
- a CDS encoding TrmH family RNA methyltransferase yields the protein MNELSVGVGPYEKPWPVGFQYDVVLLENGDRRNVEDKYRYWTVNAIKADLDKTRVDLHIAIENWQHDLNIGTIVRNANAFNVAAVHIIGRRHWNRRGAMVTDRYLDIIQHQTVEDFVKAVDGRHIIAVDNLPGAEPLSETMLPKKAVLVFGGEGPGLSQEMRDASEKMVMIEQLGSTRSVNVGVAAGIVMYAWLQQHIFSVD
- the hisS gene encoding histidine--tRNA ligase, coding for MSRSKSSRLRLPDKNATITPMSSLSSQPYKGTRDSYPEDMRVRNYIFAQWRRTVKSFGYEEYGTPLLEPLELYAAKSGQELVSEQTYTFTDRGGRVVAIRPELTPSVSRMVAARRQEMAYPARLYNISNYMRYERPQRGREREFWQMNVDIFGVEGALPESEVIGIGYTLLKNLGATDEMFIIKINNRKVINYMMAQYLGLDTIQAQLMIKLFDRKNKIAAEDFRDQAIEIFGEQAAPEGLKKISALLSAKSMGELPEDIRESGAVKEVQELFTLLERAGVKNAIFDITLMRGLDYYTGTVFEFFDTHPDNNRAMYGGGRYDGLVGLFGAEPISAVGMAPGLTMTELFLQTHKLLPDLPSTTEVYIVVLGDALKGAMKLASDLREEGVNTELDITGRKLDKQLKTAVKKHIPFIIFVGDDELQSEIYPFKDTASSEEQKLSFERIVSSVKDRRRKHDDDLDDLFE
- the tig gene encoding trigger factor, producing MKTTVKHLSDTKVELTISLDAKELKDAEQVALTKLSKSVKVPGFRKGNVPASVAAKHVDPNLLSQQTLEDALSKSVAEAFTAENLQVLDRPAVDVKKFVPGSEVEFTAEAEILPKITLGDYKKLKAKKTAAKVVAADVDEVVERMRIGMAEKKDVKRAAKNGDEATINFIGKKDGVAFEGGTGNDYPLTLGSNSFIPGFEEGIIGKKSDETFDLELTFPDDYHAADLKGAKVVFETTLTALREIVLPELTDEFAAKAGPFTSIKEMKDDIKNELAAQKDREAVEKLKDELVKELVEVSNAPTPDVLVKDQAESIERDMTQNLMYQGLTLEQYLENKGFGSKEEWQETEVKDAAIARVKAGLVLAELSKAEKIEATNKELDEHVELYKKQYANNPQMVAQFDQPEARRDIANRLLTEKTVDRLIELNS
- the cfa gene encoding cyclopropane fatty acyl phospholipid synthase, encoding MSAEQTIRQLLAEADVKINGSRPSDLQVLDDRFYGRVLRHRELGLGESYMDRWWSSKALDELIAKVLSANLRRKVRISPEMAWTFVLSSITNRQTITGAKKNASHHYNIGNDLYERMLDKRMVYSCGYWRNAKNLDQAQEAKLDLICRKLHLKKGMKVLDIGCGWGGFSKFAAEKYGAVVTGVSPAAEQVKLARKRTKGLSVTIKQLDYRDVKGKYDRIVSIGMLEHVGNKNYPTFFNQCLKLLKPDGLMLHHTIGANHTTRANDPWIDKYIFPGGHLPSLAELTKVTQKQFIIEDIHNFGPDYDKTLMAWHANFVKHYKEIKGEYDERFYRMWTYYLLVCAGLFRARHAQLWQIVMRPRGRSDTYESIR
- a CDS encoding ATP-dependent Clp protease proteolytic subunit produces the protein MNKPSNYLVPTVIEKTHEGERAFDIYSRLLSERIIFLGEEVNEHTANIVVAQLLHLAYDDPKKDIKLYINSPGGSVYDGLAIFDTIQFIAPDVQTIGIGLQASMGAFLLSSGTKGKRVALPNSRIMIHQPSSGTQGKITDQEITLREGLFLKHRLNEILAKNTGQKLSKIEKDVDRDFWMSAEEAVKYGLIDEVIEKA